GCTCCACTGGtgctctcgctcgctcgctcggctCAACACCTGTGCGGCTGGACGGAGACAAGAGGAAGGCCCTGCTGGCTCCTCACATGGTGTCGTGCGGACGTTTGTGCGCGAGATGTGCTAAGGCATGCTCCCGATACTCCCTGGATCGGCAAGGCGTTTTTTAGAAGCGCTTTGTGTCGTTTTGCAAGAGACCAGAAGGGTCGTGGGAAGACGGGGCTGCTATGAGCACTGTCCCCACTGCATGCACGAGGTGAGCACACCAGAGCACCGCCCGCCTCTGGCAAGCACGTGGAGTGGCCAACAGGCTCCGCTGAAATACGCCACTGCGCAGGTGCGAGGTCATGTGGGGGAGATTATCAGTCTCTCCTGCGCCCCTCCTGTTGATATCAAGGCAGTATTCTGCAGCTACTGacaccgcctccctccctccccaggagcagACTCACCTGGTCTCTCCGTTTCTGCCCCACTTCCTCAGCCTAGGCcctggcggggtgtgtgtgtgtgtgtgtgtgtgtgtgtgtgtgtgtggagtttaTGACTCCTTATCCGGTGGGAGTAACTGCTTTTTGGAAGCCAGAGAGACCTGGACACGTATTTACTCTGGACTTACATTTCTGACACGCACTTCCTCTGGGGCTCATGACAGGCCCTCCTCATGAGATGCAGCTGCGGCATCAAGTCACTTACAGTTTAAAAACAGAAGTGACATTGGGGAGTTCTAAGAATCAGTGGAAAGCCAGGGTTCCTGGCTGTTTGTCAAGCTACCTATGTTACTGCAGTTTGGGGAGTTCTAGGAATCAGTGAAAACCATAGAGTGACAttgggtagttctaggaatcagttaaaaccacagagtttttatAATTTTCTCAAGCTACCTATGTTACTTCCATTTGGACAGTTCTAGGAAGCACTGTAAACCATAGAGTGACATTGGGTAGTTCTAAGGAATCAGAgaaagccatagagtttctggcagttTCTCGAGCTATCAATGTTACTTTCAGttttttaccagaagtgacaaGATGTCACAACGTGTGTCGTGCCCTACTATATCTCCCCTAGCAGTTCGCCAGACAACCCCATTCCTTATAGCCCATATTCCTTGGGCCCATGGGTGGGATCATTATGGGATGCACCTCGGATCTttctccccacctcttcctagcCCAAATGTGCTGCACATACCACTTGAAAGCCACATAAGCGAGGAGTCCCACCACCACCGCCGCTAGGATGGAGCAATAGACGGGGATAATATTCTTGCTGTGGTCTTCGGCCAAGGGAGGCACAaactctgaggaggaggaggcattggGAGATGGGCTGCCCTCCGAATCCAGAAGGGACGTCCTTTTGGGGAATTCCTTGCGGGAGTCTCCTTCGGTTCGCTTCAGGATCTGCAGCTCTTTATCTACAGGGCAAATCAGACAAGGCCATTCACCACGGGGGCAGTGGAAGCACCACCAACAACACGGACTGCAAGGGATGCAAAAGAAGCCAAGCGTTCTCCTCCCAGCTGACCACAGCTGCAGAATCAAAAGTGGTGATCATGAGAGGCCCAAATATGTGCCTGAATCACACAATTTTGTGCAGAGGCTGGAATTCACCCCTCACAAAGATGGGGGTGTGGGATGAACCCTCCTTCAAAGCTATAGAGAGGTGGGCCTCAAACCCACCAAGCGCTGTGTCCCCCCAGGAAGGGCTTCTGCCTAATCCCAGCCATCGGCAGCAAGGGAAAAGAGAAACTGTCTCCTCTCTTgaggcagaatcgaacctgcagGCTGAACCACCAACTGGCCTAACGTCATGAGCACTAAGACCAAGAGAAGGATCCTAAGTTTGTTGGGGCCAGATTCATGCAGCAGAGGAATTGTCATCAAGGACTGCTAATGATGAAGGAGCCTCAGTGGTTTTCAGGTgtcatcacaacagccctgtaaggtaggcctgGGGTACGATCCTGCTTTGCAGGAGGAGGGCTCAGGCAGTCAGAACTGTGATTTGTCAGAGGCGAATACCAACTTCCTGGCTCACGGTCAGGCCGCCTTTGAGATGCCTGGTtctgttttagggttgccaaactccaggtggggcctggagatccaaCTGATCTCTGAATGACAGGGATTAATTTCCCAGGAGAAATTGGGAGTAGGGCATTTCcccttccacccccaaaatctccaggtattcctcaaCTGAGAGCCATCTGCCTACGATTCTATTCAGAAGCTCCCTTGCTGCCTTCCTTTAGTGGGGCTCTCTACGGTCAAGTAAACGTGCATCGGATTGTGACACGCGGCGGGCGAACTCCAGTGTGGGCCTGGCTTGCTGGGGGCCAATGCTCTACTCATGGCTCTTTTCCTATAGAAGGCCCCTAGGCCAGCACAGCCCTGCAGTTCAGAGAGGCGACGGGCCCCCTCCCAGCCTGGGGGGCAGCCCCTTTCAACTGTGATCACGTTCCAGCCAGCAGGCGAGAGGGCGGCTTGGGGCCCCCGTACGTTCTCTCTTGTCAGGGCGTATTTTGGCATCTCTGGGCTCCGGCAGAGAcccccggaggggaggggaggggagaggggaggggcacaTTCCAGCGCTAGGGTGGGTTGGCCCCAGCTGCCTTTCTAGGCCCGGAGTGGGCCGGCTTCAGGCTTGCGTGTGAGCAGGCCAGCCGCCTGGCTTCCCTCAGATCTTGCAGACCTGCTGATGGAGCAGGTGGGTATGCTGAAAGGGGCTCAAGCAGCTAAGGGCTCGTTCCGGTGGGCGGcccagttggtctgaagcatcagaagaaAGACTGAGGCCAGGGCACCCTGACGACCAACTAAGTCTCActctgagcatgcacacttcttccgatTCAGGGAGCCAGAATATCCCCAGCCGTCACACAGATATTTAGCCACTGTCACTTGTATGCATCTCCTCCCTAGCCAGTCCTTCACTGCAATGAATCCCGCCCTTCTGCTCACCCCCCAGGCTAGACGTctttgcagggctgcccttgaagtcgCTCCAGAAATTCAGTGGGACCCCAGGCCGtgcagccccccctccaaacatccatttcctccatgtagtccggagatgagctgtaatttcaagggatctccaggtaacacctggaggctggcatccctagcatctGAGAATCCAGAAAGTTCTTCCCCAATATTGTTcacctttaaggtgctcctggactctgcctcTTGCCGACTGCCCAGAGGACCTGGACGCCCAGAGCGGTCTGCCAGCCAAGGACTAGCAGGCCCGATCCAGCTCAGCACCCCAAGACCTGGCAGGATCGGGACCGCCTGGGCCGTCCACGTCAGGGCAGAATAATTACTGGGCCAATTACTTAATTGTTCTCCTTTAAATGTCTGTGTAAAGTCGAAGGAAGGTGTCATTTCCTTTTAAGCACGTGCAGAGTGTAAACTGTGATGAATGGTCAAAGGCTTTCCCAGCCAGAGTCAGCTGGCTGTTGGGGGCTTTCCAGGCTGTGGGGCCAGGGTGGCCTGGTCGTTTCAGTCCCAGGAactatggctggcatcttcagaggtcggACGCAGCAAGAAAGGGTCCCCTCCGTGCCGAAGAGCTGCAGATGCCAGCCGCCGGGACTGGCGAAGCATCAgggactagaacaggggtagtcaaactgcgaccctccagatgtccatggactacaattcccaggagcccctgccagcattcgctggcaggggctcctgggaattgtagtccatggacatctggagggccgcagtttgactacccctggactagaactACCAGGACACATCGGCCACGTGGCCCAGAAATCACACAACAGTAGAGTTGGGCGCTTTGGACACCGAGCGCCCAGCCCTGCACAACAGCGATGCTTTGCTAAAAAGATGGACCAGAGGCAGGATTCTCTAGCAGCAGAGGCAAGATTTTAAGAAATGGATTCTCTGGTGGGTGAGCAACATGGCCGAGGTGTTCTCTTGCCAGGGGGTCAAGAATCCGATAGAGCAAAGCTAACTAGATGCCGAAGGCTTCTTAAGTATCCGAGCAGGGCCCGGCTGGAGTTACCCAGAAGAATCATCTTTTGGCTGCTATAATATCCCTGATGCGAGGGTGTTACCCCTGCTGTTCTTTTCAAACCTGCCTCCTCTGTCTCTTGCAAGGACGAGGCCACGCCCAGTTTTTAGAAACAAAGGGCTCAGCAAAAGTTGAGACATTGCAGAGAAACGGGCTCCCCAAGCTGCTGGCAGCGAAGGAGACCCTGGCCCTCTCCGGCCCACAGCAGGCCCCTGTTGCCCCACCCAGAAGAAGGAACTCTGCAGGGCAGCATTCAGAAGAGCCCCCCAGGCcttctccgccccctcccagcatACCCACCTCAGCCAAGGGGGATTAGAGACAGGCCCAAGGGACAAAGGGGGGATTAAGGGCAACGCCAGGAGACTCTCTCCCAGTGGACAAAAAAACAACTGTTCCTCCAACACCAAAGACCCTCAAGAGtggaggagacagagatcacacTTTGGAGGAAGGAAGTCTGGTTTCGACTCCCTCTTCGGGGGAGACCCCAACATCACGGCACAGAGGGAGGGGTGTGGATGGCTGCCTGCCATTGTGTCCTTTCAAAGGAGAGGCACAAAATCAGAAAAAGCTTGCCCAGGTGTGTGCAAGTTTACAGGGGGCACAGAGATCTTTAGCACACAAGTCCCTTTGTTTCCCagccctggggagaggaaggtcagCCGGCTGCAGCAGGGCCGAAAGAAAAGTCAAGAGCTGGAAAAAGCAGGAGGTCATGACAAGTGGCCGACAATTTACTGGATGGCCCTGAATTTCGGTACTGTGGGATAAGTAGCACCTCAATAAGACCCACCAAATGTTCAAGGTCCAagtttcgagagtcaaagctcccttgtcAGAGAGTTTGGACGTagctgtattgttcctgttttacgtaaaccaccctgagccttccgggaggacggtatacaaacaaacaaacaaacaagcaaaagctTCTACTCCAAAAGTCTCTACGattctgaggctgattctgtgaaggctcaagggggtggcaggtgacagtgggtgagcgagagggttgggagtgtcctgcacagtgcagggggttggactagatgacccaggaggtccctctcaacatattattctaggattctatgctcctggactcaaatctagttctTCCATTGCTGACCCATCTGAAGCCGGTCCCAGGCGATGTATAATTTCAAATAGCTTGATTTTATCCCTGCATCCCAGAGGGAAAACAGGCTCAGGACGGAGAAGAATTCctcctttacacagagagggattaaaacGTGGGggtcctccttaggctccacccccacatcgACAAGAATTTCCCAGCATGCAGCTGGCCACACTAatgggctgggaaatttctggagattttggagaagGAGCCCAGAGTgggaagcagcccttttctcccagggaactgatctccctagtctggaggtgagctgcaattccaggggatccccaggtcccacctggaggctggcaaccctgcattcAGCACCTAGCCCTCCTACCGGGCCCTGCATATGTTCCAAAGGCCCTCCCGTGGGCACCTACCCATGCAGAGGGTGTCCGAGGACGGGGTGCACTCCTGGATCATGACCTCGCTCTCGTGGCATTCCAGGCGGCAGCGGAGACACGGTTCGGAAGGGCTCTTCTCCTCCGAGTAGAAGCCCTCCGGGCATTTCTGGCACAGGGTGTTGGCGTTGGGCCCACACGGCCGGGCAGCTCCGTAGCCTTCGGGGCACACCTGGCATGGGCGGCACTGCCGGGCACCGTGGCTCCCGTTCCTGGCGTGGAGGAACTGTCCCTGCGGGCAGCTGGCGGCACACCCCGTGTCACGGGCCGGAGAGCACCCCTCGGCCCTGGGCGCATGGCCTGGGCACACCGAGCACGGCTGGCACGGCTGTGTGGCGCTGGCGACGGAGGAGAACGTCACGTctggggtggagagagaagcacgggagggagggagggagagtgtcaGTTCACAGGAGCACGTGCGCCATCCCTGGACTGAGGCTCCCTCTGGATTTTAGCAAGCATGTTCAAATGAAAAAGCTCATTGGAAATCCCCCCACTTCATTGACGGCATTGATAAGAGAGATCTGTCGCTTCTGGGGGCCTTTGCTTACCCAGGGGTGCCCCAAACGGTGCCTGCCAGCAGGCTTTCCGGAGCCCGGCAAGTGTTTCTGGAAGGGtttggcttctgactggccagtgGAGACCTGATGGGGCTGGACAGGCCGAGGGGCTCCCTCGGCATCAGGGGTCTTCACAGGCTCACCAATACTCTGCCCGTCCCCTCCCTTGGGACGCCCGCCGTGCACATCCACGGAGCCCGACTGGGAAAGGAGCTTTGGAACATCGAAAGGGCTGCTCCCCACGGAAGCCGCCTGGGGCTGGAAAGGGGATTCCGAGAGGCGATTCCCCATCAGAGGGGGACTGGGACGTCCAAACAGCCCTGGATCCGAACTGCAGGGCCGGctggattcgaacctgggccacGGTTACTGTTGCCCCAGGCCATCCTCCCTACAGGGGGCCTCAGACTCACTTTCCACGCAGGGCTCACACTTGGTGTTGGTGCTCCCACAGGGGACCGTGACGCCGAAGCCTGGGGGGCAGGGGTCGCAGCAGTCTCCGGTAGAGGCAACGAGCCCATGGTCACAACCCTGGCTGGCCAGAACCTGAGAACACACCAAAGAGAAAGGAAATGAGGCATGGCGAGGGAACAGGGCTGCCCCTTCCAGAAGAGCAGGCCacaaaacacacaaaacacacacacccaatcaCAGCTGCCATCTGCTGAATCAGACTTTTGCGTCCCTAtcgtctacaccaggggtagtcaaacggcggccctccagatgtctatggactacagttcccatgagcccctgccagcagcccttttctccaggggaacggattcctgtcccctggagatgagcgacAATTCCAGGGGAGCCCCCAGGTCTCACCCAGAGGCTGGCCGGCCTCCCGAGGCAGCCAGGGAAGTCAATCCCCGGCTGCTCAGCCAGGACTGCAGCGGTCCGTTCCACTGGCCCTggatcctaagcaggtctccTTGGAAGCAAGTTCCTGGGAATCTGACTggccttactcccaggaaagcgtcTCCAGGGAGCGCCACCCTGTTGGCAGACCCAAAAGAGAGAAAGTACTCGaactaggcttgccagcctccaggtgaggcctggagatctcctggaatcacaatcgATCTGCAGACCTCAGTTTTCCTGGAGCAAA
This Paroedura picta isolate Pp20150507F chromosome 11, Ppicta_v3.0, whole genome shotgun sequence DNA region includes the following protein-coding sequences:
- the LOC143820971 gene encoding tumor necrosis factor receptor superfamily member 16-like isoform X1, whose protein sequence is MTPPAPLSRRRLLLLLLLLLLQLCAAQPASSHGRMGIRTWGLLCPAEMPRSRLSSELSRFRCAELLPPCKPQVLASQGCDHGLVASTGDCCDPCPPGFGVTVPCGSTNTKCEPCVENVTFSSVASATQPCQPCSVCPGHAPRAEGCSPARDTGCAASCPQGQFLHARNGSHGARQCRPCQVCPEGYGAARPCGPNANTLCQKCPEGFYSEEKSPSEPCLRCRLECHESEVMIQECTPSSDTLCMDKELQILKRTEGDSRKEFPKRTSLLDSEGSPSPNASSSSEFVPPLAEDHSKNIIPVYCSILAAVVVGLLAYVAFKCWSTCKQKQQLAKARAGELATSPEGEKLHSDSGVFLDTHSLQEHHPLNKAQKAEPQLYASLPPHKREEAERLLETPGHGKDWRCLADHLGYEEDTVATFGRGEAPAHTLLSDWSAREGATLEALCSALAAIKRDDVVENLHAPAEVSSVV
- the LOC143820971 gene encoding tumor necrosis factor receptor superfamily member 16-like isoform X2, producing MTPPAPLSRRRLLLLLLLLLLQLCAAQVLASQGCDHGLVASTGDCCDPCPPGFGVTVPCGSTNTKCEPCVENVTFSSVASATQPCQPCSVCPGHAPRAEGCSPARDTGCAASCPQGQFLHARNGSHGARQCRPCQVCPEGYGAARPCGPNANTLCQKCPEGFYSEEKSPSEPCLRCRLECHESEVMIQECTPSSDTLCMDKELQILKRTEGDSRKEFPKRTSLLDSEGSPSPNASSSSEFVPPLAEDHSKNIIPVYCSILAAVVVGLLAYVAFKCWSTCKQKQQLAKARAGELATSPEGEKLHSDSGVFLDTHSLQEHHPLNKAQKAEPQLYASLPPHKREEAERLLETPGHGKDWRCLADHLGYEEDTVATFGRGEAPAHTLLSDWSAREGATLEALCSALAAIKRDDVVENLHAPAEVSSVV